One part of the Tenacibaculum sp. 190130A14a genome encodes these proteins:
- a CDS encoding dihydroorotase, with product MTTLLKSATIIDASSPYHQQQKDILIENGIITQIDNTITPEKDTQIIELDNLHVSSGWFDTSVSFGEPGYEERETIVNGLNVASKSGFTAVAVNPNTNPIVDNKSAVEFIINKAFNTATNVYPIGALTQKSEGIEMAELFDMQQSGAIAFGDYNKPISNDNLLKIALLYAQNFNGLIMSFPKNKSIAGEGIANEGVNATRLGLKGIPALAEEIQVARDLFLLEYTGGKLHIPTISTKKSVELIRQAKAKGLDVSCSTAVHNLVLNDEELFGFDANTKVSPPLRTQTDTKALIEGIKDGTIDIITSDHNPIDVEYKKVEFAIAKNGTIGLESAYTALNTILDTETIVKCLSENPKKRFGLVTNSVQENQKADLTLFNPEGSYTFTEKHVLSTSKNSIFLQKELKGTVYGSINNNITVLS from the coding sequence ATGACAACGCTGCTAAAATCGGCAACCATAATTGACGCTTCAAGTCCGTATCACCAACAACAAAAAGACATTTTAATTGAAAATGGTATTATTACACAAATTGACAATACCATCACTCCTGAAAAAGACACACAAATTATTGAACTTGATAATTTACATGTTTCATCAGGTTGGTTTGATACCAGTGTATCTTTTGGAGAACCTGGATATGAAGAAAGAGAAACAATTGTTAATGGTCTTAATGTAGCTAGTAAAAGCGGGTTTACTGCTGTAGCTGTAAATCCTAACACTAACCCAATAGTTGATAATAAATCAGCTGTGGAGTTTATTATCAATAAAGCTTTCAATACTGCTACAAATGTATATCCGATTGGAGCCTTAACACAAAAAAGTGAAGGCATTGAAATGGCTGAACTTTTCGATATGCAACAATCAGGAGCTATCGCTTTTGGTGACTATAATAAACCGATAAGTAATGACAATTTGCTTAAAATAGCCTTACTCTATGCTCAAAACTTCAACGGTTTGATTATGAGTTTCCCAAAAAACAAAAGTATCGCCGGAGAAGGAATTGCCAATGAAGGTGTTAATGCTACAAGATTAGGGTTGAAAGGAATTCCTGCTTTAGCGGAAGAAATTCAGGTAGCTCGTGATTTATTTTTATTGGAATATACTGGCGGAAAATTACACATTCCAACTATTTCAACTAAAAAATCGGTTGAGTTAATAAGGCAAGCGAAAGCTAAAGGGTTAGATGTTTCTTGTAGTACTGCCGTACATAACTTAGTATTAAATGATGAAGAATTATTTGGGTTTGATGCCAATACTAAAGTTTCTCCACCATTAAGAACTCAAACAGATACCAAGGCCCTTATTGAGGGTATAAAAGATGGTACTATCGATATTATTACCTCTGATCATAATCCTATCGATGTAGAATATAAAAAAGTTGAATTTGCCATTGCTAAAAACGGAACCATAGGATTGGAAAGTGCATATACAGCTTTAAATACAATTTTAGATACCGAAACTATTGTTAAATGTTTAAGCGAAAATCCAAAAAAGCGATTTGGATTAGTAACTAATTCCGTTCAAGAAAATCAAAAAGCTGACTTAACTCTATTTAATCCTGAAGGAAGTTATACGTTTACTGAGAAGCATGTACTATCTACTTCTAAGAATAGTATTTTCCTACAAAAAGAATTAAAAGGTACCGTTTACGGTAGTATCAACAATAACATAACAGTTTTATCTTAA
- the rlmF gene encoding 23S rRNA (adenine(1618)-N(6))-methyltransferase RlmF — protein MSKQKSLHLQNIHNNGYDFEILVSKYSKLEKFVIEKFGKKTIDFSNPVAVKEFNKALLFAYYGITYWEFPDENLCPPIPGRVDYIHHLADLLEGKENVKVLDIGTGATCIYPLLGNSVHNWDFVASDIDSKSLANAQEIIDKNELSNQIELRFQKDENHILKGIVNKEDQFTVTMCNPPFYKSAEEARGANRRKSRNLGNNAVRNFAGNANELWYIGGEKAFLHTYLYESSQLPKASTWFTSLVSKKENVESLQNSGKKLGVKEFKVIPMSQGNKVTRIVCWRF, from the coding sequence ATGAGCAAGCAAAAAAGTTTACATCTTCAAAATATACATAATAACGGATATGATTTTGAAATTCTAGTTTCAAAATATTCGAAACTTGAAAAATTTGTCATTGAAAAGTTTGGGAAAAAGACTATCGATTTTTCAAACCCAGTTGCGGTAAAGGAGTTTAATAAGGCTTTATTATTTGCTTACTACGGAATTACGTACTGGGAATTCCCAGATGAGAACTTATGTCCGCCTATACCTGGAAGAGTAGATTATATCCATCATTTAGCTGATTTATTAGAGGGGAAGGAGAATGTAAAAGTCTTAGATATAGGTACTGGTGCGACTTGTATTTATCCATTACTCGGAAATTCGGTACATAATTGGGATTTTGTTGCATCTGATATCGATTCGAAATCTCTTGCAAATGCTCAGGAGATTATTGATAAAAATGAATTGTCTAATCAGATAGAGTTAAGGTTTCAAAAAGATGAAAACCATATTTTAAAAGGAATTGTAAATAAGGAGGATCAATTTACGGTTACTATGTGTAATCCTCCGTTTTACAAATCAGCAGAAGAGGCTAGGGGAGCGAATAGAAGAAAATCTAGAAACTTAGGAAACAACGCTGTACGTAATTTTGCAGGAAATGCTAATGAGCTTTGGTATATCGGTGGAGAAAAAGCCTTTTTACATACTTACTTATATGAAAGCTCTCAATTACCTAAAGCTAGTACATGGTTTACAAGTTTGGTTTCAAAAAAGGAAAATGTAGAGAGTTTACAAAATTCTGGTAAAAAGTTGGGAGTAAAAGAATTTAAAGTAATTCCTATGAGTCAAGGAAATAAAGTTACTAGGATTGTTTGTTGGAGGTTTTAG
- a CDS encoding class I SAM-dependent methyltransferase gives MTTKENDCTIPETINYKDHWNTAYTKNTTEKLGWYEESSKETIDLIKETNLDKNARILSVGVGSSLLIDELLHDGYSQLIANDLSEKALNDIKERLKDQANQVTFIPDNLVEPKVLGDIEKVDIWNDRAVLHFFLTEEEKTAYFNLLKKIVKVNGYVIIAVFALDGAEKCCGLNLQRYNTEMLQERLGHDFSLEKSFNHTFVNPYGGERPYVYTLFKRRS, from the coding sequence ATGACTACAAAAGAGAATGATTGTACGATTCCAGAAACTATTAATTATAAAGATCACTGGAATACAGCATATACCAAAAATACTACAGAAAAGTTAGGTTGGTACGAAGAGAGTTCAAAAGAAACCATCGATTTAATTAAAGAGACTAATCTTGATAAAAACGCAAGAATATTAAGCGTAGGAGTTGGGTCGTCGTTATTGATAGATGAATTACTTCACGATGGATATTCACAATTGATAGCAAATGATTTGTCTGAAAAGGCATTGAATGATATAAAGGAGCGTTTAAAAGATCAAGCGAATCAGGTTACTTTTATACCCGACAATTTGGTTGAACCGAAAGTATTAGGTGATATTGAGAAAGTTGATATTTGGAATGATAGAGCAGTATTACACTTTTTTTTAACGGAAGAAGAAAAAACGGCTTACTTCAATTTATTAAAGAAAATTGTAAAGGTAAATGGATATGTAATAATAGCTGTATTTGCATTGGATGGGGCAGAGAAATGCTGTGGATTAAATTTACAGCGATATAATACCGAGATGTTACAAGAAAGATTAGGTCATGATTTTTCACTGGAGAAAAGTTTTAACCACACTTTTGTAAATCCTTATGGAGGAGAGCGCCCTTATGTTTATACACTATTTAAAAGGAGAAGTTAA
- a CDS encoding alpha/beta hydrolase produces the protein MSLHYLIREPKTTSTNPPLLVLLHGYGSNERDLFSFAEELPDEFLIVSAQAPHSMGFGSYAWYAINFDAINGKFSDLKQAQESIEMIASFIDELKEKYNTNPDKTFLLGFSQGAILSYATSLQYPNKVQHVIALSGYINEELLPKNVSSEITTDYYISHGTVDQVLPVDWARKAPLILNSYHLKSEYSEYPVGHGVAPQNFYSFKDWIVKRLKL, from the coding sequence ATGAGTTTACATTATTTAATTAGAGAACCGAAAACAACAAGTACAAACCCTCCTTTATTAGTATTACTACATGGTTACGGAAGTAATGAACGTGATTTATTTTCTTTTGCCGAAGAACTTCCAGATGAGTTTTTAATTGTAAGTGCACAAGCTCCTCACAGTATGGGATTTGGTTCTTATGCCTGGTATGCTATTAACTTTGACGCTATTAATGGAAAGTTTTCTGATTTAAAACAAGCGCAAGAATCAATTGAAATGATTGCTTCTTTTATTGATGAACTAAAAGAAAAATATAACACAAATCCTGATAAAACGTTTTTACTAGGTTTTAGTCAAGGAGCTATTTTAAGTTATGCTACTAGTTTACAATACCCTAATAAAGTACAACATGTAATTGCCTTAAGTGGATACATTAATGAAGAATTACTTCCTAAAAATGTTTCTTCAGAAATAACTACAGATTATTACATATCACATGGAACAGTAGACCAAGTATTACCTGTAGATTGGGCTAGAAAAGCTCCTTTAATATTAAATAGTTACCATTTAAAAAGTGAATACTCGGAGTATCCTGTTGGACATGGAGTTGCTCCACAAAACTTTTACAGTTTTAAAGATTGGATTGTAAAAAGGTTAAAGTTATAG
- a CDS encoding RluA family pseudouridine synthase, whose product MYKLHYFSSDISNCELPKQFTFPFNYTPHPLAKVATEELQNYLETQKDFNHDFGIDNPNSQNALGKMFGVLVVKDCDGKLGYLAAFSGKLAESTQHSFFVPPIYDILVKDGFYRTTENELNKINKEIESIENNSKYINIKRNFELQYQKHNSLLATEKQHIKTRQKTRKQTYKALQQSLSEEEITSYQNKLNQLKINESFYLREYEVYLNDKLYPLKTELDSFKSRIEFLKKERAQKSAWVQQEIFKNYSFLNTSSEEKNLLDIFSNTKQNIPAGAGDCSAPKLLQYAFLNNLTPICMAEFWWGKPLISSVRKHGYFYPACVGKCKPILSHMLEGLHVEENPIYVELKAAKEIEIIYEDDTLAVINKPVDLLSVSGTEIEDSVYTRMKKRYPNATGPLIVHRLDMSTSGILLIAKTKEAHHFLQDQFKDKTIQKRYVALLDGVLSEKKGEISLPLKVDFHYRPKQMVCFDKGKKALTKWKTVEVINGKTKVYFYPITGRTHQLRMHAAHHLGLNTPIVGDDLYGKKTNRLHLHAEYIAFIHPKTKKQIEFMVKSEF is encoded by the coding sequence ATGTATAAATTACACTATTTCTCTTCTGATATTTCGAACTGTGAACTACCAAAACAGTTTACTTTTCCTTTTAATTATACACCTCATCCCTTGGCTAAGGTTGCTACAGAGGAACTACAGAACTATTTAGAAACCCAAAAGGACTTTAATCATGATTTCGGAATTGATAATCCAAATTCTCAAAATGCTTTAGGTAAAATGTTTGGGGTTTTAGTAGTTAAGGATTGTGATGGCAAATTAGGATATCTAGCTGCTTTCTCAGGAAAATTAGCCGAAAGTACCCAACATTCTTTTTTTGTACCTCCTATTTATGACATACTTGTAAAAGATGGCTTTTATCGTACTACCGAAAATGAACTAAATAAGATCAATAAAGAGATAGAAAGTATTGAAAATAATAGTAAGTACATCAACATCAAACGAAACTTCGAGTTGCAATATCAAAAACACAATTCCCTTTTAGCTACTGAAAAACAACATATAAAAACCAGACAAAAAACTCGAAAACAAACTTATAAAGCATTACAACAGAGCTTATCGGAGGAAGAAATAACAAGTTATCAAAACAAGCTCAATCAGCTTAAAATAAATGAAAGTTTTTATTTAAGAGAGTATGAAGTTTATTTGAACGATAAATTATATCCCTTAAAAACTGAATTAGATTCGTTTAAATCTCGAATAGAATTTCTTAAAAAGGAACGTGCTCAAAAATCCGCTTGGGTACAACAAGAAATCTTTAAGAACTATTCTTTTTTAAACACATCATCAGAAGAAAAAAACCTTCTTGATATTTTTTCTAACACCAAACAAAATATTCCAGCTGGTGCAGGTGATTGTAGTGCTCCTAAGTTATTACAATATGCTTTTTTAAACAACCTCACCCCTATTTGTATGGCTGAGTTTTGGTGGGGAAAGCCTTTAATTAGCTCTGTAAGAAAACATGGTTATTTTTACCCTGCTTGTGTAGGAAAATGCAAACCTATCCTATCCCATATGCTGGAAGGATTGCATGTTGAAGAAAACCCTATTTACGTTGAGTTAAAAGCAGCAAAAGAAATTGAAATTATTTATGAAGATGATACCTTAGCAGTTATCAACAAACCTGTTGATCTACTTTCTGTTTCTGGAACTGAGATTGAAGACTCTGTGTACACTCGAATGAAAAAAAGATATCCAAATGCTACTGGACCTCTTATTGTACATCGTTTGGACATGTCTACTTCTGGAATTCTACTAATTGCCAAGACAAAAGAAGCACATCATTTCTTACAAGATCAGTTTAAAGATAAAACCATTCAAAAGCGCTATGTAGCACTACTAGACGGAGTTCTCTCAGAAAAAAAAGGAGAGATTTCGCTTCCATTAAAAGTAGATTTTCATTATAGACCCAAACAAATGGTATGCTTTGATAAAGGAAAAAAAGCACTGACGAAATGGAAAACTGTCGAAGTTATTAATGGTAAAACTAAAGTTTACTTCTATCCAATTACTGGTAGAACTCACCAATTACGAATGCACGCTGCGCATCACTTAGGATTGAATACCCCAATTGTAGGTGATGATTTATATGGAAAAAAGACAAATAGACTTCATTTACATGCAGAATACATTGCTTTTATCCATCCTAAAACAAAGAAACAAATTGAATTTATGGTGAAGAGTGAGTTTTAA
- the bshC gene encoding bacillithiol biosynthesis cysteine-adding enzyme BshC, whose translation MEVKQLPFKETGFFSKTMIDYLEQSSKLGPFYNEFPNLEGFKKQLSNKETSFTKETREVLVASLEKQYKDFQTTDLTQENIQLLKKSNTFTITTGHQLNLFTGPLYFLYKIVSVINLCEELRIQFPDKNFVPVYWMATEDHDFDEINYFNFKGKKVQWNSEQTGGVGRFSTEGLQEVLEVFSDHLGTSKNATYLKELFSKAYIAHNNLADATRFIANELFGTYGLVVIDADDRELKRQFIPFVKRELVEQISFKAVSETIEEFGKDYKVQVNPREINLFYLTDSLRERIILENGVYKVNNTDIQWTKEALIEEVENAPEHFSPNVIMRPLYQEVILPNLCYIGGGGEMAYWLELKKYFETVAIPFPILLLRNSVQVISEKQSKKLEKLQVSTKELFLKQNDLLAKKVLENTEVTVDFTNQKKFLQDQFDNLREVAVQTDVSFVGAVNAQEKKQLKGLENLEKRLLRAEKRKQQDLVTRITEIQNEMLPNQSLEERQRNFSEYYLEYGARFITVLKDNLQPLQLEFTILTL comes from the coding sequence ATGGAAGTAAAACAATTACCTTTTAAAGAGACTGGTTTTTTCTCAAAAACCATGATTGATTACTTAGAGCAATCATCAAAATTGGGTCCTTTCTACAATGAATTTCCTAATTTGGAGGGATTTAAAAAACAACTTAGTAATAAGGAAACTTCTTTTACAAAAGAAACAAGAGAGGTTTTAGTAGCAAGCTTAGAAAAACAATATAAAGACTTTCAAACAACAGATTTAACTCAAGAAAATATTCAGTTGTTAAAGAAGTCTAATACATTCACAATTACTACAGGACATCAATTAAACCTATTCACAGGTCCGTTATATTTTCTTTATAAAATTGTATCGGTTATTAATTTATGTGAAGAGTTAAGGATACAATTTCCAGATAAAAATTTTGTTCCCGTTTATTGGATGGCAACAGAAGATCATGATTTTGATGAAATCAATTATTTTAATTTCAAAGGGAAAAAAGTTCAATGGAATTCTGAGCAAACAGGTGGAGTAGGACGTTTTTCTACGGAAGGATTGCAAGAGGTGTTGGAGGTGTTTTCTGATCATTTAGGAACATCAAAGAATGCAACATATCTAAAAGAGTTGTTTTCAAAAGCCTATATAGCACATAATAATCTTGCAGACGCAACACGTTTTATAGCCAATGAGTTATTTGGAACCTATGGTTTAGTGGTAATTGATGCAGATGATAGGGAGTTAAAGCGTCAGTTTATCCCGTTTGTAAAACGAGAATTAGTGGAACAAATTTCCTTCAAAGCGGTTTCTGAAACCATTGAGGAATTTGGAAAGGATTATAAAGTTCAGGTGAACCCTAGAGAAATTAACTTATTTTACTTAACCGATTCTTTAAGAGAACGAATCATTTTGGAAAACGGAGTTTATAAAGTTAACAATACCGATATTCAATGGACTAAAGAAGCATTGATAGAGGAAGTCGAAAATGCTCCAGAACATTTTTCTCCAAATGTAATCATGCGTCCGTTGTATCAAGAAGTTATCCTACCAAATTTATGTTATATTGGAGGAGGAGGAGAGATGGCATATTGGTTGGAGTTGAAGAAGTATTTTGAAACTGTTGCGATACCATTTCCAATTCTTTTGTTACGAAATTCAGTACAAGTAATCTCTGAAAAGCAATCGAAAAAGCTAGAAAAACTTCAAGTTTCTACTAAAGAGTTATTTTTAAAGCAAAATGATTTGTTGGCAAAAAAAGTATTGGAGAATACTGAGGTTACTGTTGATTTTACCAATCAAAAGAAGTTTTTGCAAGATCAGTTTGATAACTTACGTGAAGTTGCGGTACAAACAGATGTTTCTTTTGTGGGAGCTGTAAATGCTCAGGAAAAAAAACAATTAAAAGGATTAGAAAATTTAGAGAAACGTTTGTTAAGAGCTGAAAAACGCAAACAACAAGATTTGGTTACTAGAATTACAGAAATACAAAATGAGATGTTACCAAATCAAAGTTTAGAGGAGCGTCAGCGAAACTTTTCTGAATATTATTTAGAATATGGAGCTCGTTTTATAACTGTGTTAAAAGATAATTTGCAACCTTTGCAGTTAGAATTTACAATACTAACACTTTAA
- a CDS encoding BatA domain-containing protein: MQFKHPEILYFLGLLIIPVLVHLFQLQRFVKVPFTNVAFLQKLVLQTRKSSQLKKWLILACRLLLLAGLIIAFAQPYFSNQNIQEKKSFLIYLDNSLSLTAKGTKGDLLPVASQDIIENLHNDAEYTLLTNDNFHKNITAARFRELLLNIKATGSVSNLKNTLLKINDYNKNNKAQNIIISDFQNVSKSDFQNLQPVTSFTQLIPELQSNLSIDSVSVNSENTNNLQVDVFVKNEGSAKENVPISIFNNTTLINKQTFDITNNNTLKVSFQIQKAEKFIGKVSINVNDTYAFDNTFRFVIDSSNKTNVLAIGNNTDFLKRIYTLTEFNFESSPLNAVNYNTIDKQQLIILNELESIPNGLLNTLIKYSNDGGNIVIIPSTEIDLNSYNQFFKNTSIGNITQQKKDTLKITSINYEHPIFKGVFEKKVTNFQYPNATVRYQTTLSNASTLVSFENNEGFIQQTSTSNSKIFWVASPLNSEITNFTNSPLVVPTFYNIGLLSLQHPKLFYRIGEENTIEVSKQLGKDEILSISNKETSFIPLQQAFQNKVKITTNEQPIIADFYNVEHNQISIKNTAFNYIKEESNLSFFNINQLAETHKDVNISTSLSDTLKKINNKNKVHWLWKWFLTLAIVSLLLEILILKFFKS; this comes from the coding sequence ATGCAATTTAAACATCCTGAAATTTTATACTTCTTAGGGCTTTTAATTATTCCTGTATTAGTTCATTTATTTCAATTGCAGCGCTTTGTAAAAGTGCCTTTTACCAATGTCGCCTTTTTACAAAAATTGGTTTTACAAACACGCAAAAGCTCTCAACTTAAAAAATGGTTAATCTTAGCATGTCGCTTATTATTGCTTGCTGGATTAATAATTGCTTTTGCTCAACCATATTTTAGCAACCAAAACATTCAAGAAAAAAAATCGTTTCTCATTTATCTTGATAATTCATTAAGTTTAACAGCAAAAGGAACCAAAGGTGATTTATTACCTGTTGCTAGTCAAGATATCATTGAAAACTTGCACAATGATGCAGAGTATACTCTATTAACTAATGATAACTTTCATAAAAATATTACGGCTGCTAGATTTCGTGAATTACTCTTAAATATAAAAGCAACTGGAAGTGTTTCAAACTTGAAAAACACTCTTTTGAAAATTAATGATTACAATAAAAATAATAAGGCACAAAATATTATTATTTCCGATTTTCAAAATGTTTCTAAATCTGACTTTCAAAATTTACAACCTGTTACCTCCTTTACACAGTTGATTCCAGAACTTCAAAGCAATCTTAGTATTGATAGTGTATCTGTAAACTCTGAAAACACCAATAATTTACAGGTAGATGTATTCGTAAAAAATGAAGGGAGTGCTAAAGAAAATGTTCCTATTAGTATTTTTAATAATACTACACTTATTAATAAACAAACCTTTGATATTACTAACAACAATACCCTAAAAGTATCTTTTCAAATTCAAAAAGCTGAAAAATTTATAGGGAAAGTTAGTATCAATGTAAATGATACATATGCTTTTGATAATACCTTCCGATTTGTAATTGATTCGTCAAATAAAACAAATGTACTTGCCATAGGAAATAATACGGATTTCTTAAAGAGAATTTATACACTTACCGAATTTAATTTTGAAAGTTCTCCATTAAATGCCGTAAACTATAATACCATAGACAAACAACAGTTAATCATATTAAATGAGCTTGAAAGTATTCCTAATGGCTTACTAAACACTCTTATAAAGTACAGCAATGATGGTGGTAATATTGTAATCATTCCAAGTACTGAAATTGATCTAAATTCATACAATCAATTCTTTAAAAACACCAGCATAGGAAATATTACACAACAAAAAAAAGATACTTTAAAAATTACATCTATTAACTACGAACATCCCATTTTTAAGGGAGTATTTGAAAAAAAAGTAACTAATTTTCAATATCCAAACGCTACAGTACGTTACCAAACCACTCTTTCGAATGCTTCTACTTTAGTTAGCTTTGAAAACAATGAAGGTTTTATTCAACAAACTAGTACATCAAACTCAAAGATATTTTGGGTAGCTTCTCCATTGAACTCAGAAATAACCAATTTTACTAACTCCCCATTAGTTGTTCCAACCTTTTATAACATTGGATTATTGAGTTTACAACATCCTAAACTTTTTTATAGAATTGGAGAAGAAAATACAATTGAAGTATCAAAGCAATTAGGAAAAGATGAAATTCTATCAATTAGTAATAAAGAAACTTCATTCATTCCATTACAACAAGCTTTTCAAAACAAGGTTAAAATCACCACGAACGAACAACCTATTATTGCTGATTTCTATAATGTAGAACACAATCAAATTAGTATTAAAAACACTGCTTTTAATTATATTAAAGAAGAAAGTAATTTATCCTTTTTTAATATCAATCAATTAGCAGAAACACATAAAGATGTTAATATATCTACCTCTTTATCTGATACCTTAAAAAAAATTAACAATAAAAATAAAGTTCATTGGCTTTGGAAATGGTTTTTAACCTTGGCCATTGTATCTTTGCTTTTAGAAATTTTGATTTTAAAATTCTTCAAATCATGA
- a CDS encoding sterol desaturase family protein, with product MDIFTHENAYRWFIPVCALAIAVEMYFSYKRKAKNYEFKDVSTNVYFALTNVLLDALMYGVSFIVMNFFYSYRIIDWENTGVLYWVLAFVGQDFLYYIHHYVDHHSRFFWAVHVTHHNSEYYNISTGFRSPVLQPFYRFMFLIPLILIGIAPLHIMFAYAMNQNYGTLCHTNFIKKNKRKGFVGFLLNIWEYIFVTPSHHRVHHASNIKYLDKNMGMFLIIWDRMFGTFQAEEDEEDYEKLKFGLTKPLEDKGPINIIFHEWKDIFKDFFHNKKHLPLGTRLKYVFMPPGWSHDGSSKTSKQLQKELREQLQNKATKAA from the coding sequence ATGGATATTTTCACTCACGAAAATGCTTATCGATGGTTTATTCCTGTTTGTGCTCTAGCCATTGCCGTAGAAATGTATTTTAGTTACAAAAGAAAAGCTAAAAACTACGAGTTTAAAGATGTTTCTACAAATGTATATTTTGCTCTAACCAATGTTCTTTTAGACGCTTTAATGTATGGGGTATCCTTTATTGTGATGAACTTCTTTTATAGCTACAGAATTATTGATTGGGAAAATACAGGTGTTTTATATTGGGTATTGGCTTTTGTTGGCCAAGACTTTTTGTATTATATTCATCATTATGTTGATCATCATTCAAGGTTTTTCTGGGCGGTACATGTAACCCATCACAATTCAGAATATTACAATATATCAACTGGATTTCGTTCACCAGTATTACAACCTTTTTATCGTTTCATGTTTTTAATTCCTTTAATCCTTATAGGAATTGCTCCTTTGCATATTATGTTTGCTTATGCCATGAATCAAAATTATGGTACTTTATGTCATACTAACTTTATTAAAAAAAATAAACGTAAAGGGTTTGTAGGATTCTTGTTAAATATTTGGGAATATATATTCGTAACACCTTCTCACCATCGTGTTCACCATGCATCTAACATAAAATATTTAGATAAAAACATGGGTATGTTTTTAATTATTTGGGATAGGATGTTTGGTACCTTTCAAGCTGAAGAGGACGAGGAAGATTATGAAAAATTAAAATTCGGTTTGACTAAACCTTTAGAAGATAAAGGTCCTATTAATATAATTTTTCATGAATGGAAAGACATATTTAAAGACTTTTTCCATAATAAAAAGCACCTACCATTAGGAACAAGATTAAAGTATGTATTTATGCCTCCTGGCTGGAGCCATGATGGAAGTTCCAAAACAAGTAAACAATTACAAAAAGAATTGCGAGAGCAACTACAAAATAAGGCTACAAAAGCCGCATAA
- a CDS encoding DUF6304 family protein: protein MLKRKYNAIYQDKYGVISGMITNTFTEKNSHDNYLLELKLNNTFFKGDTFDGLELQEQNNQEKELERFSFNKTQIFHSNNFVKELTDCMITFDVSLNLINTQSLASESIDGTIIISLGRFSPIDNSIIKIKTIINNSNIEVTGDSFEKLLDNLKNKIKDSYLLKNCYGCKYSDYSPYGRASFGDMMCFKHLKEKYSKVHDKLGLFEVMANNEIIQVLETYLCNQYLPRKENTGYRG from the coding sequence ATGTTAAAAAGAAAATATAATGCTATATATCAAGATAAATATGGGGTAATCAGTGGAATGATTACAAATACTTTTACAGAAAAAAACTCACATGACAACTATTTATTAGAGTTAAAACTTAATAATACTTTCTTTAAAGGAGACACTTTTGATGGATTAGAACTACAAGAGCAGAATAATCAAGAAAAAGAATTAGAAAGGTTTTCCTTCAATAAAACTCAAATCTTTCATTCTAACAACTTTGTTAAAGAACTTACTGATTGTATGATTACTTTTGATGTAAGTTTAAACTTAATAAACACACAATCTTTAGCTTCTGAATCAATAGATGGTACAATAATTATTAGTCTGGGAAGATTCTCTCCCATTGATAATTCAATTATTAAAATCAAAACAATTATTAATAACTCAAATATTGAAGTAACAGGAGACTCTTTTGAAAAGCTTTTAGATAATTTAAAAAATAAAATAAAGGATAGTTACCTTCTAAAAAACTGCTATGGATGTAAATATTCAGATTACAGCCCATATGGAAGAGCTTCCTTTGGAGATATGATGTGTTTTAAACACTTAAAAGAAAAGTATTCAAAAGTTCATGATAAACTAGGCTTATTCGAAGTTATGGCCAATAATGAAATAATACAGGTTCTAGAGACCTATCTATGTAACCAATACCTACCAAGAAAAGAAAACACTGGCTATAGAGGTTAA